The following is a genomic window from Streptomyces lincolnensis.
ACCGGGCAGACGTACGACGGGATCGTGCTCGCCGCCGGTTTCTCCAAGGCCTACTCGTCGCTGCTGGCGTTCCTGGCGCTGCCCACCGAGCTGAAGAACCGGCTGAAGACGGCCGCGGCGCCCTACCTGTACTCGGGTCCCTCCCCGACCGCCTCGCTGGCCACCGCGCTGGCGGGACTGGACGTCAACGAGCGGCGGGGCGACGCCCTGCGCGCCGGTCTGTACCGCAAGACGGTCAGGGTGCTGGACCATCTGGAAGACCTGGACGTGGACACCCTCAACATCGACCGGCTGCCCATCGTGGAGATCCCGCTGAAGAACCCGGACGACCTCGACGCGGTCGCCGCGTTCCTGTGGGAGGAGGGCATCTATGTGACGCTGGCCCCCTATCCGCTCGTACCGCGTGACCGGGTCGGCTTCCGGGTCCAGATCACGGCGCTGAACTCCGACGAGGAGATCGAGCGGCTGACCGGCACACTGACCCGGCTGGCGGCGCGGTTCCCGCTGCGGCCCAGGGGGTGAGCGGCGATGACCACCCACAACGACGACGTGGACTGGGACCGTTGGCCGGTCGCCGACTATCTCGCGGAGAACTACCGGGAGGTGCATCCCTCGGACGCCGCGGTCATCGCCCACCATTCGGCGTTCTACCGCCGGCTCGCGCCGGGCAGTGTCGGCCGCTCGGTGGAGTTCGGGGCCGGACCGAACCTGTATCCGCTGATTCTGGCGTCCGCGGCGAGCCGTCACATCGACGCCGTGGAGGCGGGCCGCAGCAATGTCGCCTATCTGGAACGGCAGATCGTGTGCGGGCCCGAGGCCAGCTGGCTGCCCTTCCACGCGCTGTGCCGGCGGCTGAACCCGGCTCTGCCCGCGACCCTGGCGGGATCGCTGGCGCGGGTGGACGTGGTGCACGCCGATGTACGGGAGCTCGCACCGCGCGGGTACGACCTGGCGTCCATGCACTTCGTCGCGGAGGGCGCGACCGAGGACTTCGCCGAGTTCGCGGCCTTCTGCCGGTCGTTCGTGCGCTGTGTGGTGCCGGGCGGGCTGCTGGTGGCGGCCTTCATGGAGAACATGCCGACCTATCGGATCGGGCCCGCCTCGCGCTGGCCGGGCTGCCCGGTCGATCCGGACACGGTCAGGGAGGTGTTCGCGCCCCTGACCCGCGAGCTGACGGTGACCCGTATCGACGCCGACCCCACCCTGCCGGACTACGGCGACTCGGGGATGGTGCTGCTCACCGGGGTGGCGACGCGTCCCGCAGGGCGAAGGCCGTCTCGACCAGCGCGAGGTGGCTGAACGCCTGGGGAGCGTTGCCGAGTTGGCGGTGGTGGTCGGGGTCCCACTGCTCGGCCAGCAGGCCGACGTCGTTGCGGATCGACAGCACCCGCTCGAAGGCGTCCCGGGCGCGGCCGGGTTCGCCCACGGCCGCCAACGCCTCGGCATACCACAGGGAGCACGCCACCGACGCGCCCTCGCGGCCGGACGACGAGCCGTCGGACGTGCGGTGCAGGAATCCGCCGTGGGCCAGGGCGCCCATCGCGCGCACGGTGTCCCGCACCCGGGGGTCGCGGGCCGGCAGGAAGCCGAGGCCGGGCAGCAGCAGGGCCGAGGCGTCGAGCCGGGAGGAGCCGTAGGCCTGGACGAAGGACCGTGCTCCGGCGTCCCAGCCGTACCGGCACACCTGGCCGCGCACCTGGTCGCGCATGGTGCTCCAGGAGCCCGGGACCTCCGCGCCGAGGAGGGCGCCGAGGTGCAGGGCGCGGTCGGCGGCCACCCAGGCCATGACCTTCGAGTGCACGAACTGCCGGGCGGGACCGCGTACTTGCCACAGCCCCTGGTCGGGCTCCCGCCAGTGCGCCTGGAGGTGGCCCATCAGGGACTTGGCGAGGCTCCACACGTGCGGGGGCACCTCGATGCCCGCGCGCAGCGACAGGCACAGGGTGTCCAGCACCTCGCCGTGCACGTCGAGCTGGCTCTGGCTCATCGCCGCGTTGCCGAAACGCACCGGGCGCGAGCCCTCGTAGCCGGGCAGCCAGGGCGCCTCCGTCTCGGGCAGCAGTCGCTGTCCGGCCACGCCGTAGACGGCCTGGAGGTGGGCGGGGTCGCCGGCGACGGCGCGCACCAGCCAGCCCAGCCAGGCGGTGGCCTCCTCGTGGTAGCCGCTGCGCAGGAGGCAGGACAGGGTGAGGGTGGAGTCGCGCAGCCAGCAGTACCGGTGGTCCCAGTTGCGCTCTCCGCCGATGCGCTGGGGCAGTGAGGTGGTCGGTGCGGCCACGATGCCGCCGGTGGGGGCGTAGGTGAGCGCCTTGAGCGTGATCAGGGAGCGCACCACGGCCTCGCGCCAGGGTCCCTGGTAGCGGCACTGGGCGGTCCAGTGCCGCCAGAAGTCGCCGGTCTCCTTCAGCGCGGTCTCGGCGGGCACCCCGAGCGGTGCGGGCGGGCCGGTGCGGTGCGACGGGGCCCAGACCAGGGTCAGGGTCAGCCGCCGGCCCGCGGTGAGGGTGAAGTCGCAGACCGTGGCGCCGTCCGTGCCACGGTCCGTGACCGGGCCGTCGGTGCCGAGCCATACGGCGTCCGGGCCGGCGACGGCGACGCTGCACCGCTCGGAGCGGCGTGTCCAGGGGATGATCCGGCCCTGGTGGAAGCGCAGGCGCAGATCGCTGCGCACGGTCACGGCTCCGGAGATCACCTCGACCACCCTGACCAGGCAGGGGTGCCGGGACCTGGGCGGCATGAGGTCGGTGACCCGCACGGTTCCCGCGGCGGTCTCCCACTCGGTGTCCAGGACGAGGGTGTCGCGGCGGTAGGAGCGTCGTGTGCACACACCGGTGGCGCCGAGCGGGGCCACGCGCCAGAAGCCGTTGTCCGCCGTGCCCACCAGGGCCGCCAGACACGCGGGAGAGTCGAAGCGGGGCAGGCACAGCCAGTCGACGGACCCGTCCCGGCCGAGCATCGCGGCGGTTTCCAGGTCGCTGAGAAGGGCGTAGTCCTCAATCAGGCTGTTCATGATCGAACCTACGCCGTCGTGCGCTTCGCTGCTCTTCCAGGGTACGTCGCCGGGGGTGGGCCGTGCCTGGCGTGGCCGGTCCTGGCGTGGGCGGTACGCGCGTGGGCCGGGTACGGCGGAGGCCCTGCCGGCTGCCCGTCCGGTGGGGCCTTCCGTGCCGTGTCCGGGGGTGCGGTCAGCGCACCGTCCGTGGCCGGAAGCGCCGGTACATGACGGCGCCGCCGAGGATGAGCGCCGCGCTGCCCAGGGCGACGGGCAGGGCCTGGTCGGTTCCGGTGTGGGCCAGGGCGCCCGGTGTGTGGTGCGGGACATGCCGGGGGCCGGGGTGGGGCTGCGGCGGGGCCGGTTCCGGCGTCGGCCGTACGGGCCGCTCGGGGCGGTCCGGTCCGTCGGGCCCGTCCGGGCGGTCCCCCGGGGTGTTCACGGACTCGTTGCCGACGGCCGCGTTGCCGACACCGACCACGCTCGCGCTGTTGCCGCTGACGTTCACCGGCAGCTGGACCGGCAGGCGCACACCGTTGCCGGAGAACACGCCCGGGGAGTCCGTGCCGTCACCGACGGCGCTCGCACCACCGCCCGCGGTCGTTCCGCCGGGGGCCGTCTCGCCGCCGGCGGTGCCCTCGCCGACGTTGGCGCAGCTGTTGCCCGCGGCGGGGTTGAGGACCCCCACCACGTTCACGGTGTTGCCGCACACGTTCACCGGGACGTGCACCGGGAGCTGCACGGTGTTCCCGGAGATCAGCCCGGGCGATCCGGCCGCGGTCCCGCCGGCCGCGGAGTCCGCGTACACGGGCGCGCTCAACGCCATCGCGCCGGAGGCGACGGCGACGGCGATCACACCATTTCGGGTAACCCGTCTCATGAGGTCCCTGCCTTCCAGACATGGTCACGGGCACTCGCCCGCACCGGATAAAACGCGGGCGAACCATCCGAGTTATGGCTTATCTGCCTTTCACCCCATCGAGCGTCACGCTTGTCGAACGGGCGGCAAAGGACCGTCGTCCGGGCGCCGAACAGGGCGCAGGGTAGGGGGTCCACAGTGATCCCGCCCGTCCGGAGGCGGGCCCTCGGCAGGCCGCCTATCGTGATCGGGGGCGCCGCCTCACGGTCCGCGACGGGCGCCCTTGGAGGCATCGGATGCTGGCCAAGCTGTCGACGCGGTCCATGGCACGGCGCCGCGCGATGATCGCGGCGACGGGGCTGACCCTGGCCGCCGCGGGACTTCCGGCACTGCCGGCGAACGGCTCCGAGCCGGATCTGTCCCGCTTCTACGGCCAGAAGGTGGCCTGGGCGCGGTGCGAGGGCGTGGAGATGCCCGAGGATCTCCAGTGCGGCAAGGTCACCGTCCCCCTCGACTACACGAAGCCGCACGCGGGCACCCTGGATCTGGCGCTGGCCCGCTACCGGGCGACGGGGAAGCCGCGCGGTTCGCTGCTGCTGAACTTCGGCGGCCCCGGCGGCGCGGGTGTCGCCGAACTCGCCGCCGGAGGCGATGAGTTCATGGGATTGACCGAGGGCTACGACGTGGTGGGCTTCGACCCGCGCGGGGTCGGCAGATCCTCACCGGTGAGCTGCGGGGACGCCTCGACGGAACTGGACGAGGACGCCGACCTGCGCACCGATCCGCACGCTGTGCTCCGCCAGGTGCGGCAGGCGGCCGACACGTGCGCGAAGCACTCCGGACCCGTCCTGCCCCACATCGGCACGGTGAACGCCTCGCGCGACCTGGACGTGATGCGCCAGGCCCTCGGCGACAAGAAGCTCAACTACCTCGGTTTCTCCTACGGAACGCGCCTGGGCGCGGTGTACGCGGCCCAGTTCCCCAAGAGGGTCGGCCGCCTGGTGCTCGACGGCGTGGACACCCTCACCGAGCCGCTGTCCGAGCAGGGCGTGGCGGGCGCCGCGGGACAGCAGAGGGCGCTGGAGGACTTCGTCACCTGGTGCGTGAAGGACATCGGCTGCCCCTTCGGTACGGACGCCCGCTCGGCCCGGGAGGACGTCGTACGGCTCGTCGAGTCACTCGACTCGGACCCGGTGGCGACGGACTTCGGGGAGGAGTTCACCGGGCAGGATCTCGTGGGGGCCATCAGCCAGGCCCTGTACAGCAAGGAGTTGTGGCCCGCGCTGGAGCGGGCGCTCGCCTCGCTGGTCGAGGACGGGGACACCCGGGCGCTGCTCGGATTCACCGGCGGCATATCCGCGCCGGGCGGTGGTGTGCCCGGGTTCCGTGCGGCCACCGGGACGGACGGTGGTCTCGTCGACCAGGACGAGGTGCCGGTCGACAACCTTCCGGCGGCCCTGATGGCGATCAACTGCGCCGACGATCCCGACCGTCCCGGCGCCGACCGGATCGCCCGGGACCTCGGCCGGCTGCACGCCACGTACGAGGACGCCTCCCCGGTGTTCGGCCGCTACCGGCTCACCGAGTACCTGATGTGCTACGGCCGCCCCAGGGGCACCGACTTCATCCGCGAGAAGGTGCGTGACGTGCGCACCGCGAAGATGCTCCTGGTGGGCACGCGCGGCGATCCGGCGACCCCGTACCGCTGGACCGTGGAGACGGCCGAGCGGCTCGGTGACGCGGCCGTGGTGCTCGACAACCGGAGCGAGGGACACACCGGTTACGCCTCCTCCAGGTGCGTGCACCGCAAGGTCGACGCGTTCCTGCTGTACGGCTCGCTCCCGCCCGACGGCAGCTCCTGCGGGCCCGAGGAGGACCGCGACTGACGTATGGCCGAAGGGGGCCGGTGGCGCGAAGTGGCGGCTGCGCCGCTCCCGCCGGGTTCCTAGGGTGTCGTCGGCCTGGGGGGCCTTGGGGAGGGGGCGCGCATGCGCCGGAGGGTTGTCTGCGACGTGGTCGACGGCGGTGCGGGTCCGCACCGCCCGCGCGGGGTGGCCGGCTACCGGGGGCTGCGGCCGAGCGGCCTCGGGCCGCGCCGTGGGCTGGAGTTGCCCGACGGGTGCGTGACGGTGCTGCTGCTGTTCAAGGGCGAGGTGCGCGTGACGCCGGTCGCCGGTCGCCGGGGAGCGTGCCGCCGTGTCCGCGCGGCGGGTGCTGGTCTCCGGCCGGCCGGAGCGGTTCGCGGCGCTGGACGAGACCCTCGGTGCCTGGTCGGCCGCGGGTCCGGCGCCCACGCCGCAGGTGGTCGCCGCCTGGGCCGACCTGGTGGCGGGCGAGGGTCTGGTCCGCGTCGATGACCTCGCGGCGGGGGTCGGCTGGGGGCGTGAGATTCCGGACGGCGGGGCCTTCCCCGGAATTCGACAAGCTGGAGAAGGCCACCGCGGTCGCGGACGGGGAATGCGTCCTGGCGTCCCACGTTCCGGCGGGTTCGCTCGCCGTGCAGCGCGCCCTGGCCCACTACCGGGACGAGGCGGTACGGCGGGCCCGCGCGGTCCTGGCGGAGACGGCTCGGAGCCGGACAGCCTCTCAGTCCTCCAGCAGCACCTCGGGCTCGTAGAGGTCGAGCCACAGGGCCAGGTCGAGGGTGCGCTCCAGGCCGCGCCGTGCCGCCTGGGTGCTCACGGGGGTGTCGCGGTGGGCGGCCTGCCGGAGTCGTTCCCGGTCGACGAGGTCGAAGACGGGGTGGTCGGGCCGGGCGAGGAGGTCCTTGGCGTGGTCCTGGAGGGCGACCGCGTACTTGGGGTCCTGGGTGGACGGGTAGGGGCTCTTGACCCTGTCGTAGACGGACCGGGGGATCAGATCCGCGGTCGCCTCCCGGAGCAGGCTCTTCTCCCGGCCGTCGAAGGACTTCATGGCCCAGGGCGTGTTGTACACGTACTCGACGAGCCGGTGGTCGCAGAACGGCACGCGGACCTCCAGGCCGACGGCCATGCTGGCCCGGTCCTTGCGGTCGAGCAGGATGCGCACGAAGCGGGTCAGGTGCAGGTGGCAGATCCGGCGCATCCGGTACTCGAAGTCGCTCTCGCCGTCGAGGCGGCGGATGCCGGCGACGGCGGTGCGGTAGCCGTCGGCGACGTAGGACCCGAGATCCAGCTTCTTCATCAGCTCCGGGCGCAGGACCTCGGTGTCCTCGCCGAAGTGCCGGCCGAACTGCACCAGCCAGGGGAAGGTGTCGGCGTTTCGGGCCTCCTCGTCGAAGAACTGGAGGTAGCCGCCGAAGACCTCGTCGGCGGATTCGCCGGACAGGGCGACCGTGGACTGGTCGCGGATGGCCCGGAACAGCAGGTACAGCGAGGCGTCCATGTCACCGAGGCCCATCGGCAGGTCGCGGGCGCGGATCACCTTCGCGCGGATCTCGGGATCGGCGAGGGCCTGGGCGTCGAGCACGATGTCCTGGTGCTCGGTGTCGGAGGCGCGGGCCACGTCGTGGACGAAGGGGGTGTCGGGGGTGCCGCGCAGGTCGTCGGCGACGAAGTGGTCGCTCTGGCCGACGAAGTCGACGGCGAAGCTGCGGACCTTCTCCCCGTGCTCGGCGAGCTGCCGGGCGGCCAGTGCCGTCATCGCGGAGGAGTCGAGGCCGCCGGAGAGCAGGGTGCAGCGGGGCACGTCGGCGACGAGCTGGCGGCGCACGATGTCGTCGAGCAGTTCACGGACGGTGGCGATGGTGGTGGCGCGGTCGTCGGTGTGGGGCCGGGTCTCCAGCTCCCAGTAGACGCGGCGGCGCAGACCCGAGCGGTCGACGGTGACGACGGTGCCGGGCTCGACCTCGCGCATGCCGTCCCAAACGGCGTGGCCGGGCGTCTTGACCATCGTGAACAGCTCGCGCAGACCGTCGAGGCGTACCCGGGCGGGGGCCAGGGGGTTGGCGAGGATCGCCTTGGGCTCGGAGCCGAACAGGACGCCGTCGGGGGTCGGGCGGTAGTAGAAGGGCTTGATGCCCATGCGGTCGCGGATCATGACGAGCTTGTCGGCGCGGCCGTCCCAGACGGCGAAGGCGTACATGCCGTTGAGCCGCTCGGCCACGGCGTCGCCCCATTCGAGGTAGCCGCGCAGGACGACCTCGGTGTCGGAGTCGGTGCCGAAGTGGTGGCCGCGCCCGGCGAGTTCACGGCGCAGCTCGGTGAAGTTGTAGGTCTCCCCCGAGTACACGAGCGCGACCGTGCCGTGCGGGGTGGAGGCGGTCATGGGCTGCCTGCCCCCGGGCAGGTCGATGATCGCGAGCCTGCGGTGTCCGAGCGCGGCCGGCC
Proteins encoded in this region:
- a CDS encoding alpha/beta hydrolase — its product is MLAKLSTRSMARRRAMIAATGLTLAAAGLPALPANGSEPDLSRFYGQKVAWARCEGVEMPEDLQCGKVTVPLDYTKPHAGTLDLALARYRATGKPRGSLLLNFGGPGGAGVAELAAGGDEFMGLTEGYDVVGFDPRGVGRSSPVSCGDASTELDEDADLRTDPHAVLRQVRQAADTCAKHSGPVLPHIGTVNASRDLDVMRQALGDKKLNYLGFSYGTRLGAVYAAQFPKRVGRLVLDGVDTLTEPLSEQGVAGAAGQQRALEDFVTWCVKDIGCPFGTDARSAREDVVRLVESLDSDPVATDFGEEFTGQDLVGAISQALYSKELWPALERALASLVEDGDTRALLGFTGGISAPGGGVPGFRAATGTDGGLVDQDEVPVDNLPAALMAINCADDPDRPGADRIARDLGRLHATYEDASPVFGRYRLTEYLMCYGRPRGTDFIREKVRDVRTAKMLLVGTRGDPATPYRWTVETAERLGDAAVVLDNRSEGHTGYASSRCVHRKVDAFLLYGSLPPDGSSCGPEEDRD
- a CDS encoding chaplin, with the protein product MIAVAVASGAMALSAPVYADSAAGGTAAGSPGLISGNTVQLPVHVPVNVCGNTVNVVGVLNPAAGNSCANVGEGTAGGETAPGGTTAGGGASAVGDGTDSPGVFSGNGVRLPVQLPVNVSGNSASVVGVGNAAVGNESVNTPGDRPDGPDGPDRPERPVRPTPEPAPPQPHPGPRHVPHHTPGALAHTGTDQALPVALGSAALILGGAVMYRRFRPRTVR
- a CDS encoding glycoside hydrolase family 15 protein — translated: MNSLIEDYALLSDLETAAMLGRDGSVDWLCLPRFDSPACLAALVGTADNGFWRVAPLGATGVCTRRSYRRDTLVLDTEWETAAGTVRVTDLMPPRSRHPCLVRVVEVISGAVTVRSDLRLRFHQGRIIPWTRRSERCSVAVAGPDAVWLGTDGPVTDRGTDGATVCDFTLTAGRRLTLTLVWAPSHRTGPPAPLGVPAETALKETGDFWRHWTAQCRYQGPWREAVVRSLITLKALTYAPTGGIVAAPTTSLPQRIGGERNWDHRYCWLRDSTLTLSCLLRSGYHEEATAWLGWLVRAVAGDPAHLQAVYGVAGQRLLPETEAPWLPGYEGSRPVRFGNAAMSQSQLDVHGEVLDTLCLSLRAGIEVPPHVWSLAKSLMGHLQAHWREPDQGLWQVRGPARQFVHSKVMAWVAADRALHLGALLGAEVPGSWSTMRDQVRGQVCRYGWDAGARSFVQAYGSSRLDASALLLPGLGFLPARDPRVRDTVRAMGALAHGGFLHRTSDGSSSGREGASVACSLWYAEALAAVGEPGRARDAFERVLSIRNDVGLLAEQWDPDHHRQLGNAPQAFSHLALVETAFALRDASPPR
- the asnB gene encoding asparagine synthase (glutamine-hydrolyzing), encoding MCGITGWVSYDRDLRAEGATLDAMTETMACRGPDDRGVWAEGPAALGHRRLAIIDLPGGRQPMTASTPHGTVALVYSGETYNFTELRRELAGRGHHFGTDSDTEVVLRGYLEWGDAVAERLNGMYAFAVWDGRADKLVMIRDRMGIKPFYYRPTPDGVLFGSEPKAILANPLAPARVRLDGLRELFTMVKTPGHAVWDGMREVEPGTVVTVDRSGLRRRVYWELETRPHTDDRATTIATVRELLDDIVRRQLVADVPRCTLLSGGLDSSAMTALAARQLAEHGEKVRSFAVDFVGQSDHFVADDLRGTPDTPFVHDVARASDTEHQDIVLDAQALADPEIRAKVIRARDLPMGLGDMDASLYLLFRAIRDQSTVALSGESADEVFGGYLQFFDEEARNADTFPWLVQFGRHFGEDTEVLRPELMKKLDLGSYVADGYRTAVAGIRRLDGESDFEYRMRRICHLHLTRFVRILLDRKDRASMAVGLEVRVPFCDHRLVEYVYNTPWAMKSFDGREKSLLREATADLIPRSVYDRVKSPYPSTQDPKYAVALQDHAKDLLARPDHPVFDLVDRERLRQAAHRDTPVSTQAARRGLERTLDLALWLDLYEPEVLLED
- a CDS encoding methyltransferase; its protein translation is MTTHNDDVDWDRWPVADYLAENYREVHPSDAAVIAHHSAFYRRLAPGSVGRSVEFGAGPNLYPLILASAASRHIDAVEAGRSNVAYLERQIVCGPEASWLPFHALCRRLNPALPATLAGSLARVDVVHADVRELAPRGYDLASMHFVAEGATEDFAEFAAFCRSFVRCVVPGGLLVAAFMENMPTYRIGPASRWPGCPVDPDTVREVFAPLTRELTVTRIDADPTLPDYGDSGMVLLTGVATRPAGRRPSRPARGG